Proteins encoded in a region of the Labrus bergylta chromosome 9, fLabBer1.1, whole genome shotgun sequence genome:
- the maml1 gene encoding mastermind-like protein 1 isoform X1: protein MMADFVTPRHSAVMERLRRRIELFRQHHNSCESRYENATLERLELERQQTFALHQRCLQAKAKRSNKHRQPQSSGDQQAGQRAPGGGGGGGGGASAEHGESGGTAAEQSRNSTLIALQETVKRKLESAGSPLSRDQVNGFSDAFPPHKKACLDNGNTNGSPLDSKLGISDALISNGNHGPTGDKTESGREAGSDFHRKEMKQEPDDILPIMPPSGGGNNSLFPDLNLNEQEWTELMEELNCSVAYEDIQDILNDGFEDRKDPLELAPTPGSAGAVGGGAGGPVGNGGGQSSQGLLPPDLVNVKTEFSPASVAFEQDSRTGSPHMRSTSSGPPPHPTSSPVASSSASSPALPPSQPAPPPRQLQPPPNHLLPPGPPVPKDLSPAQQLQQLAAQQQRAQHLHGQMQHKQPQPGAKFHNQGPHAHPPAWPQMANTSQSPIGAVFGMDKPTSPSLYPQDFNPNTQKQHLMPAQPNKASPKAGASSYLQVPTGHPNMLGHPTAGPPLSHPTAPGAQTSANMLDYKNTKPLSHFEAGPGPPRLPNTQSQNKAVLLTLLRQQQQIKQKNSMNFRQHIPHTQDQNAYPAPPHGPGPANTMASAPGNNPMTAQQGPNAMTGNHGNAAYMSSQAAVAAALKQQQQQQHQQQIMEQQKQQIMEQQKQQYMQRQQLMAEQEKQRQQDQQLQRHLTRPPPQYQDQPGQPANQNPFPQQPVNQFTASSQPMGSVGSMGGPAPGSQRMFPQNQGMMGMNMGQGGGPAGGVAPPPAANQADISLSSCGGGGGGAGVDVQQALYNSMNLHPNHPNHPSHPSLPSHPPQQAGLQRQTIGPISASYRQNLLAQQQHLKAQPNAAMLKQQQLAAATRMPVSMQNSMGANLPPSMTGGMQGPQSAAWQQQLTNQSPSSSAGLPPNAFNNPPNAFHMQQQRIAKMPPNAATFGANPGGRPMGGLNPGQQMMQTNMAAAQQRAPPNPQRLGQPMANQQQTQQQQANQSQAVLPDLAAFGQPQGNGRQGLQCNQGYQVGRTASQQQQQQVSFGYNVASGSFAGESELVDSLLKSQSTQEWMADLDELLASHR, encoded by the exons AGGATCGAGCTCTTCCGGCAGCATCACAACAGTTGCGAGAGCCGCTACGAGAACGCGACGCTGGAGCGGCTGGAGCTGGAGAGGCAGCAGACCTTCGCCCTCCACCAGCGCTGTTTGCAGGCCAAAGCAAAGCGGTCCAACAAGCACCGGCAGCCTCAGAGCAGCGGAGACCAACAAGCCGGGCAGAGAGCGCCGGGTGGAGGCGGAGGCGGAGGCGGCGGAGCCAGCGCGGAGCACGGGGAGAGCGGAGGGACGGCGGCGGAGCAGAGCCGGAACAGCACCCTGATAGCG CTGCAGGAGACGGTGAAGAGGAAGTTGGAGAGCGCTGGTTCTCCTCTGAGCAGAGATCAGGTCAACGGTTTCAGCGACGCTTTCCCTCCACACAAGAAGGCCTGTCTGGACAACGGCAACACTAACGGCTCCCCGCTTGACTCCAAACTGGGAATAAGTGATGCGCTGATCTCTAACGGGAACCACGGACCTACTGGGGACAAAACAGAGAGCGGCAGGGAAGCAGGATCAGACTTCCATCGTAAGGAGATGAAGCAGGAGCCTGACGACATCCTACCCATCATGCCTCCAtcaggaggaggaaacaataGCCTGTTCCCCGACCTGAACCTGAACGAGCAGGAGTGGACAGAGCTAATGGAAGAGCTGAACTGTTCTGTGGCCTATGAAGACATCCAGGACATCCTCAACGACGGCTTTGAGGACCGCAAAGACCCCCTGGAGCTGGCTCCCACTCCGGGCAGTGCTGGGGCGgtgggaggaggagcaggaggaccAGTAGGCAATGGGGGAGGACAATCCTCTCAGGGTTTGCTTCCTCCTGATCTGGTCAACGTGAAGACCGAGTTCTCCCCTGCCTCTGTGGCCTTCGAGCAGGACTCTCGCACCGGCTCCCCTCACATGAGGTCCACCTCTTCTGGGCCTCCTCCTCACCCCACCAGCTCCCCAGtcgcctcctcctctgcctcctccccAGCTCTGCCCCCATCCCAGCCAGCTCCTCCACCTAGACAGCTCCAGCCTCCCCCCAACCATCTACTCCCCCCAGGCCCCCCTGTTCCCAAAGACCTGTCACCCgcccagcagctgcagcagctggctGCCCAGCAGCAGAGAGCGCAGCACCTCCACGGCCAGAtgcaacacaaacagccacagcCAGGAGCCAAGTTCCACAACCAGGGGCCCCACGCCCACCCCCCAGCCTGGCCTCAGATGGCCAATACCTCTCAAAGCCCAATAGGGGCCGTATTTGGTATGGACAAGCCCACAAGCCCCTCCCTTTACCCCCAGGACTTCAACCCTAACACCCAGAAGCAGCATTTGATGCCTGCTCAGCCCAATAAAGCCTCTCCCAAGGCAGGGGCCAGCAGCTACTTGCAGGTGCCCACTGGACACCCCAACATGCTGGGTCACCCAACTGCAGGGCCGCCTCTTAGCCACCCGACTGCACCAGGCGCTCAGACATCGGCCAACATGCTGGACTATAAGAACACCAAACCTCTGTCGCACTTTGAGGCAGGGCCCGGACCGCCGCGGCTCCCCAACACCCAGAGCCAGAACAAGGCggtgctgctcacactgctcagacagcagcagcagatcaaACAGAAGAACAGTATGAACTTCCGGCAGcacatcccacacacacag GACCAGAACGCGTACCCGGCTCCTCCACACGGCCCGGGTCCGGCCAACACCATGGCCTCTGCCCCCGGGAACAACCCCATGACAGCCCAGCAGGGGCCGAATGCCATGACAGGTAACCATGGTAACGCAGCATACATGAGCAGCCAGGCGGCGGTGGCAGCAGcactgaaacaacaacaacagcagcaacatcagcagcagatcatggagcagcagaagcagcagatcatggagcagcagaagcagcagtaCATGCAGAGGCAACAGCTCATGGCTGAACAg GAGAAGCAGCGTCAGCAggaccagcagctgcagagacacCTTACCCGACCCCCACCACAGTACCAGGACCAGCCGGGACAACCGGCCAATCAGAACCCTTTCCCACAGCAGCCAGTCAACCAGTTTACAG CTTCCTCTCAGCCAATGGGCAGTGTTGGCTCGATGGGAGGCCCCGCCCCCGGATCTCAGCGTATGTTCCCTCAAAACCAAGGCATGATGGGTATGAACATGGGCCAGGGTGGTGGGCCTGCTGGTGGTGTAGCTCCGCCCCCTGCAGCTAATCAGGCTGACATCAGTCTGTCGTCGTGTGGGGGCGGAGGTGGCGGGGCCGGCGTGGACGTGCAGCAGGCGCTCTACAACAGCATGAACCTTCACCCTAACCATCCCAACCACCCCTCCCACCCATCTCTCCCGTCGCACCCCCCACAGCAGGCCGGCCTTCAGCGTCAGACTATAGGACCCATAAGTGCCTCCTACAGGCAGAACCTGCTGGCTCAGCAACAGCACCTGAAGGCACAGCCCAACGCTGCCATGTTGAAACAGCAGCAGTTGGCGGCGGCGACCCGAATGCCCGTCTCCATGCAGAACAGTATGGGGGCTAACCTGCCCCCCTCCATGACGGGAGGCATGCAGGGCCCCCAGAGCGCCGcctggcagcagcagctgaccaaCCAGTCGCCATCCAGCAGTGCCGGCCTGCCCCCCAACGCCTTCAACAACCCCCCTAACGCCTTCCACATGCAGCAACAGCGCATTGCCAAGATGCCGCCGAACGCCGCCACCTTTGGAGCAAACCCCGGCGGGCGTCCAATGGGAGGCCTGAACCCTGGGCAGCAGATGATGCAAACAAACATGGCCGCCGCCCAGCAGAGAGCGCCGCCCAACCCTCAGCGCCTCGGCCAGCCTATGGCCAATCAGCAACAGACTCAGCAACAGCAGGCCAATCAGAGCCAGGCAGTACTGCCCGACCTGGCTGCGTTCGGACAGCCGCAGGGCAACGGTCGCCAGGGACTACAGTGTAACCAAGGTTACCAGGTGGGCAGGACTGCCagtcagcagcaacagcagcaggtgTCATTTGGTTACAACGTGGCATCGGGGAGCTTTGCAGGCGAGAGCGAGCTCGTCGACTCGCTGCTAAAAAGTCAGAGCACGCAGGAGTGGATGGCCGACCTCGACGAGCTGCTCGCCAGCCACCGCTAG
- the maml1 gene encoding mastermind-like protein 1 isoform X2: protein MERLRRRIELFRQHHNSCESRYENATLERLELERQQTFALHQRCLQAKAKRSNKHRQPQSSGDQQAGQRAPGGGGGGGGGASAEHGESGGTAAEQSRNSTLIALQETVKRKLESAGSPLSRDQVNGFSDAFPPHKKACLDNGNTNGSPLDSKLGISDALISNGNHGPTGDKTESGREAGSDFHRKEMKQEPDDILPIMPPSGGGNNSLFPDLNLNEQEWTELMEELNCSVAYEDIQDILNDGFEDRKDPLELAPTPGSAGAVGGGAGGPVGNGGGQSSQGLLPPDLVNVKTEFSPASVAFEQDSRTGSPHMRSTSSGPPPHPTSSPVASSSASSPALPPSQPAPPPRQLQPPPNHLLPPGPPVPKDLSPAQQLQQLAAQQQRAQHLHGQMQHKQPQPGAKFHNQGPHAHPPAWPQMANTSQSPIGAVFGMDKPTSPSLYPQDFNPNTQKQHLMPAQPNKASPKAGASSYLQVPTGHPNMLGHPTAGPPLSHPTAPGAQTSANMLDYKNTKPLSHFEAGPGPPRLPNTQSQNKAVLLTLLRQQQQIKQKNSMNFRQHIPHTQDQNAYPAPPHGPGPANTMASAPGNNPMTAQQGPNAMTGNHGNAAYMSSQAAVAAALKQQQQQQHQQQIMEQQKQQIMEQQKQQYMQRQQLMAEQEKQRQQDQQLQRHLTRPPPQYQDQPGQPANQNPFPQQPVNQFTASSQPMGSVGSMGGPAPGSQRMFPQNQGMMGMNMGQGGGPAGGVAPPPAANQADISLSSCGGGGGGAGVDVQQALYNSMNLHPNHPNHPSHPSLPSHPPQQAGLQRQTIGPISASYRQNLLAQQQHLKAQPNAAMLKQQQLAAATRMPVSMQNSMGANLPPSMTGGMQGPQSAAWQQQLTNQSPSSSAGLPPNAFNNPPNAFHMQQQRIAKMPPNAATFGANPGGRPMGGLNPGQQMMQTNMAAAQQRAPPNPQRLGQPMANQQQTQQQQANQSQAVLPDLAAFGQPQGNGRQGLQCNQGYQVGRTASQQQQQQVSFGYNVASGSFAGESELVDSLLKSQSTQEWMADLDELLASHR, encoded by the exons AGGATCGAGCTCTTCCGGCAGCATCACAACAGTTGCGAGAGCCGCTACGAGAACGCGACGCTGGAGCGGCTGGAGCTGGAGAGGCAGCAGACCTTCGCCCTCCACCAGCGCTGTTTGCAGGCCAAAGCAAAGCGGTCCAACAAGCACCGGCAGCCTCAGAGCAGCGGAGACCAACAAGCCGGGCAGAGAGCGCCGGGTGGAGGCGGAGGCGGAGGCGGCGGAGCCAGCGCGGAGCACGGGGAGAGCGGAGGGACGGCGGCGGAGCAGAGCCGGAACAGCACCCTGATAGCG CTGCAGGAGACGGTGAAGAGGAAGTTGGAGAGCGCTGGTTCTCCTCTGAGCAGAGATCAGGTCAACGGTTTCAGCGACGCTTTCCCTCCACACAAGAAGGCCTGTCTGGACAACGGCAACACTAACGGCTCCCCGCTTGACTCCAAACTGGGAATAAGTGATGCGCTGATCTCTAACGGGAACCACGGACCTACTGGGGACAAAACAGAGAGCGGCAGGGAAGCAGGATCAGACTTCCATCGTAAGGAGATGAAGCAGGAGCCTGACGACATCCTACCCATCATGCCTCCAtcaggaggaggaaacaataGCCTGTTCCCCGACCTGAACCTGAACGAGCAGGAGTGGACAGAGCTAATGGAAGAGCTGAACTGTTCTGTGGCCTATGAAGACATCCAGGACATCCTCAACGACGGCTTTGAGGACCGCAAAGACCCCCTGGAGCTGGCTCCCACTCCGGGCAGTGCTGGGGCGgtgggaggaggagcaggaggaccAGTAGGCAATGGGGGAGGACAATCCTCTCAGGGTTTGCTTCCTCCTGATCTGGTCAACGTGAAGACCGAGTTCTCCCCTGCCTCTGTGGCCTTCGAGCAGGACTCTCGCACCGGCTCCCCTCACATGAGGTCCACCTCTTCTGGGCCTCCTCCTCACCCCACCAGCTCCCCAGtcgcctcctcctctgcctcctccccAGCTCTGCCCCCATCCCAGCCAGCTCCTCCACCTAGACAGCTCCAGCCTCCCCCCAACCATCTACTCCCCCCAGGCCCCCCTGTTCCCAAAGACCTGTCACCCgcccagcagctgcagcagctggctGCCCAGCAGCAGAGAGCGCAGCACCTCCACGGCCAGAtgcaacacaaacagccacagcCAGGAGCCAAGTTCCACAACCAGGGGCCCCACGCCCACCCCCCAGCCTGGCCTCAGATGGCCAATACCTCTCAAAGCCCAATAGGGGCCGTATTTGGTATGGACAAGCCCACAAGCCCCTCCCTTTACCCCCAGGACTTCAACCCTAACACCCAGAAGCAGCATTTGATGCCTGCTCAGCCCAATAAAGCCTCTCCCAAGGCAGGGGCCAGCAGCTACTTGCAGGTGCCCACTGGACACCCCAACATGCTGGGTCACCCAACTGCAGGGCCGCCTCTTAGCCACCCGACTGCACCAGGCGCTCAGACATCGGCCAACATGCTGGACTATAAGAACACCAAACCTCTGTCGCACTTTGAGGCAGGGCCCGGACCGCCGCGGCTCCCCAACACCCAGAGCCAGAACAAGGCggtgctgctcacactgctcagacagcagcagcagatcaaACAGAAGAACAGTATGAACTTCCGGCAGcacatcccacacacacag GACCAGAACGCGTACCCGGCTCCTCCACACGGCCCGGGTCCGGCCAACACCATGGCCTCTGCCCCCGGGAACAACCCCATGACAGCCCAGCAGGGGCCGAATGCCATGACAGGTAACCATGGTAACGCAGCATACATGAGCAGCCAGGCGGCGGTGGCAGCAGcactgaaacaacaacaacagcagcaacatcagcagcagatcatggagcagcagaagcagcagatcatggagcagcagaagcagcagtaCATGCAGAGGCAACAGCTCATGGCTGAACAg GAGAAGCAGCGTCAGCAggaccagcagctgcagagacacCTTACCCGACCCCCACCACAGTACCAGGACCAGCCGGGACAACCGGCCAATCAGAACCCTTTCCCACAGCAGCCAGTCAACCAGTTTACAG CTTCCTCTCAGCCAATGGGCAGTGTTGGCTCGATGGGAGGCCCCGCCCCCGGATCTCAGCGTATGTTCCCTCAAAACCAAGGCATGATGGGTATGAACATGGGCCAGGGTGGTGGGCCTGCTGGTGGTGTAGCTCCGCCCCCTGCAGCTAATCAGGCTGACATCAGTCTGTCGTCGTGTGGGGGCGGAGGTGGCGGGGCCGGCGTGGACGTGCAGCAGGCGCTCTACAACAGCATGAACCTTCACCCTAACCATCCCAACCACCCCTCCCACCCATCTCTCCCGTCGCACCCCCCACAGCAGGCCGGCCTTCAGCGTCAGACTATAGGACCCATAAGTGCCTCCTACAGGCAGAACCTGCTGGCTCAGCAACAGCACCTGAAGGCACAGCCCAACGCTGCCATGTTGAAACAGCAGCAGTTGGCGGCGGCGACCCGAATGCCCGTCTCCATGCAGAACAGTATGGGGGCTAACCTGCCCCCCTCCATGACGGGAGGCATGCAGGGCCCCCAGAGCGCCGcctggcagcagcagctgaccaaCCAGTCGCCATCCAGCAGTGCCGGCCTGCCCCCCAACGCCTTCAACAACCCCCCTAACGCCTTCCACATGCAGCAACAGCGCATTGCCAAGATGCCGCCGAACGCCGCCACCTTTGGAGCAAACCCCGGCGGGCGTCCAATGGGAGGCCTGAACCCTGGGCAGCAGATGATGCAAACAAACATGGCCGCCGCCCAGCAGAGAGCGCCGCCCAACCCTCAGCGCCTCGGCCAGCCTATGGCCAATCAGCAACAGACTCAGCAACAGCAGGCCAATCAGAGCCAGGCAGTACTGCCCGACCTGGCTGCGTTCGGACAGCCGCAGGGCAACGGTCGCCAGGGACTACAGTGTAACCAAGGTTACCAGGTGGGCAGGACTGCCagtcagcagcaacagcagcaggtgTCATTTGGTTACAACGTGGCATCGGGGAGCTTTGCAGGCGAGAGCGAGCTCGTCGACTCGCTGCTAAAAAGTCAGAGCACGCAGGAGTGGATGGCCGACCTCGACGAGCTGCTCGCCAGCCACCGCTAG